A region of the Pseudonocardia cypriaca genome:
GCGCTCTGGGCTACGGCATCTTCGCCTGGCAGCGAGCCGCCGCCCGCCGCGGCTCCCGCACCGCGCAGCAGGGCCTCGAGTAGCGCGACTCGCCTACATCCAGAGCGCGACTCGCGGGCGGGGTCGCTGTGCTCCCCCGCGAGTCGCGGTCACAGTGCGCCCGAGTTGGGTTCGTTCTGTTCCCACATAGGGTTTCGGGTATGTCTGATCGACCTACCGCCGTCGTCACCGGTGCCAGCTCCGGTATCGGCGCCGCCACCGCCCGCGCGCTGGCCAAGGCCGGGTTCCACGTCGTGCTGGGCGCGCGCCGGGTGGACCGGTGCGCCGAGATCGCCGCCGAGATCGACGGCACCGCGGTGCGCCTGGACGTCACCGACCGGGAGTCGGTGGCGGCGTTCGCAGCTGCCGTGCCGGACTGCCGGCTGCTGGTCAACAACGCCGGGGGCGCGAAGGGCCTCGAGCCGGTGGCCGAGGCCGACGAGGACGCGTGGCGCTGGATGTTCGAGGCGAACGTGATGGGCACGCTGCGGGTCACGAAGGCCCTGCTGCCGGCGCTCCTGGCCTCCGGCGACGGGCACATCATCACGGTCACTTCGATCGCCGCCGTCGAGGTCTACGACAACGGCGCGGGCTACACGGGGGCGAAGCACGCGCAGTCGGTGCTGCACCGGACGCTGCGCGGGGAGCTGCTCGGGCACCCGGTGCGGCTCACCGAGGTGCTACCGGGGATGGTGGAGACCGAGTTCTCGCTGGTCCGCTTCGAGGGCGACGAGGAGCGGGCCGCCGGCGTCTACCAGGGGCTCACGCCGCTCACCGCGGACGACGTGGCCGACGTGATCGCGTTCGCCGCCACCCGGCCGTCCAACGTGAACCTCGACCAGATCGTGCTGAAGCCCCGGGCGCAGGCGAGCGCGACGCGGGCTCACCGAAACATCTGATGAGTGGTTGACGACGGGATGATCTCGGGCGGAGGATGGCCGCGCTCCCCCGCTCCCTGACGCGCCGCCGAGGTCGCCCATGTCCGAGAAGCCCGTGGCCACGCCCCGCCCGTCCTGGGTGCCTCGCGCACACCCCCTGTCCTGGGGAACCCTCGCCGTCACCACCGGCGCGATCCTGATGACGGCGGTGGACGGCGGCATCCTGCCCGCCGTCCTGCCGGCGATCCAGGACGAGTTCGAGCTGAGCAACGAGCAGGCCGGCCTGGTGAACTCGGTGTTCTTCGGCGGCCTGATCGTCGGAGCTCTGCTCTTCGGCTGGCTGTCGGACCGCATCGGCACCGGGTACCGGCGCACCTGGACCTGGAACGTCGCGATGCTGATCGGCATCCTCGGCGGCGCCCTGACCTTCGGCCTGGCCGGCAGCTTCGCGGCGTTCCTGCTGCTGCGCATCCCGATGGGGGTCAGCCGCGGCGGCTCGGAGCCGGTGAACGTCGCGCTGGTGAGCGAGTGGTGGCCGAAGGAGTACCGCGGGTTCGCGGTGGGCGTGCACCACACCGGGTTCCCGCTCGGGCAGTTCGTCACCGGCGCCCTCATCGCCGCCGTGCTCGGCGTGGCGGGGTGGCGCGAGGCGTTCCTGCTCATCCCGCTGCTCGGGCTCCCGATCATCGCTGCGCAGGCCTTCATCGGCACGCGGCGCAACCAGCAGAAGGTCTACGACTGGATCGACGCCAACGCGTACACCCGGCCGCTTCCCGAGCTCTCCACCCGCCCGAAGGGCGCGGGCCTCGCCCCCGTGAAGGAGGCGCTGGCCAGCGCGAACGTCCGCTGGTCGGTCGTGCTGATCTTCCTGTTCCTGTGGGCGGAGGCGGGCGCGGTCACGTTCCTCACGGTGCAGCTCGTCGACGCGGGGATGGGCCTCGGCCTCGCCGCCCTGCTCTCCGGCGCGTCCGGGCTCACCGGCTGGATCGGGCAGGTCGTGTGGGGAGCGTGGTCGGACCACGCCGGCCGCAAGTTCGCGATCCGGTTCCTGGTGATCGGCTGGGCCGCCAGCCTGCTGTTGATGATCTTCATCGCGAGCCCGGTGAGCGCCTGGATCGTGCTGCTCGTGTGGGGCCTGTTCCGCAACGCCCCGTTCCCGGTGGTGTACGCCCTGCTCATCGACTCGGTGCCGCGCGCGGCCGGCACCGCGATGGGGCTCATGATCGGCCTGGCGCTCGGGGTGTCCGGCGCGCTGGCCGCCTGGGTCTCGGGATGGATCATCGACACGGCCGGGTTCACCGTGCACTACGTCGTGCTCGCCGTGATCTGCCTCCTCGGGCTGCTACCGCTGTCCCGGATGACCGAGACCGTGACCACTGCGAAGACCGCGGAGGTATCGAAGTGACCGACCTGCTCGAAGCCGGCGCCGAGCTGGAGAAGGTGGCCACCGGCTCGATCTGGGCGGAGGGCCCGGTCTGGGTCGCCGCCGACCGGACCGTGCGCTACAGCGACATCCCGAACAACCGCATCCTGCAGTTCTCCGAAGCGAGCGGAGAGCTGAGCGTCTACGCCGAGGACGTCGAGTTCACCAACGGCCGCACGCTGGAC
Encoded here:
- a CDS encoding MFS transporter translates to MSEKPVATPRPSWVPRAHPLSWGTLAVTTGAILMTAVDGGILPAVLPAIQDEFELSNEQAGLVNSVFFGGLIVGALLFGWLSDRIGTGYRRTWTWNVAMLIGILGGALTFGLAGSFAAFLLLRIPMGVSRGGSEPVNVALVSEWWPKEYRGFAVGVHHTGFPLGQFVTGALIAAVLGVAGWREAFLLIPLLGLPIIAAQAFIGTRRNQQKVYDWIDANAYTRPLPELSTRPKGAGLAPVKEALASANVRWSVVLIFLFLWAEAGAVTFLTVQLVDAGMGLGLAALLSGASGLTGWIGQVVWGAWSDHAGRKFAIRFLVIGWAASLLLMIFIASPVSAWIVLLVWGLFRNAPFPVVYALLIDSVPRAAGTAMGLMIGLALGVSGALAAWVSGWIIDTAGFTVHYVVLAVICLLGLLPLSRMTETVTTAKTAEVSK
- a CDS encoding SDR family NAD(P)-dependent oxidoreductase, with amino-acid sequence MSDRPTAVVTGASSGIGAATARALAKAGFHVVLGARRVDRCAEIAAEIDGTAVRLDVTDRESVAAFAAAVPDCRLLVNNAGGAKGLEPVAEADEDAWRWMFEANVMGTLRVTKALLPALLASGDGHIITVTSIAAVEVYDNGAGYTGAKHAQSVLHRTLRGELLGHPVRLTEVLPGMVETEFSLVRFEGDEERAAGVYQGLTPLTADDVADVIAFAATRPSNVNLDQIVLKPRAQASATRAHRNI